From a single Streptomyces sp. NBC_01264 genomic region:
- a CDS encoding response regulator transcription factor has product MRLLLVEDDDHVAAALSAILARHGFKVTHARSGEEALQALLTAGAPPQASPYGVILLDLGLPDQDGYEVCGKIRKRTSTPVIMVTARADVRSRIHGLNMGADDYVTKPYDTGELLARIHAVARRTGVSEESAAAGPAGTPGVVRLGSVGIELPTRRVSVDGVDVALTRKEFDLLALLAQRPGVVFRREQIISEVWRTSWEGTGRTLEVHVASLRSKLRMPALIETVRGVGYRLVVPPAPAAPAPPAASVPPAV; this is encoded by the coding sequence ATGAGACTTCTGCTCGTCGAGGACGACGACCACGTCGCCGCCGCCCTGTCCGCGATCCTCGCCCGGCACGGCTTCAAGGTCACCCATGCCCGCAGCGGTGAGGAGGCCCTCCAGGCCCTGCTGACGGCGGGCGCCCCGCCCCAGGCCTCCCCGTACGGGGTGATCCTGCTCGACCTCGGGCTGCCCGACCAGGACGGGTACGAGGTGTGCGGCAAGATCCGCAAGCGCACCAGCACGCCCGTCATCATGGTCACCGCGCGGGCCGACGTGCGCTCCCGCATCCACGGACTCAACATGGGCGCCGACGACTACGTCACCAAGCCCTACGACACCGGCGAACTCCTCGCCCGCATCCACGCGGTGGCCCGCCGTACCGGCGTCTCCGAGGAGAGCGCCGCCGCCGGCCCTGCGGGTACGCCCGGCGTGGTCCGGCTCGGGAGCGTCGGCATCGAGCTGCCCACCCGCCGGGTCAGTGTGGACGGCGTCGACGTGGCGCTCACCCGCAAGGAGTTCGACCTGCTGGCCCTGCTCGCGCAGCGCCCCGGCGTGGTCTTCCGGCGCGAGCAGATCATCAGCGAGGTCTGGCGCACCAGTTGGGAAGGCACCGGCAGGACGCTGGAGGTGCACGTGGCCTCGCTGCGGTCCAAGCTGCGCATGCCGGCGCTCATCGAGACCGTCCGCGGCGTGGGGTACCGGCTCGTCGTACCGCCCGCCCCGGCGGCCCCCGCCCCGCCCGCCGCCTCCGTTCCGCCCGCCGTCTAG
- a CDS encoding sensor histidine kinase, translating to MRARLLPLLVVLMAGVLLALGFPLAVALAAGQQQRVVVDRIDDSARFAALAQFVIDAEGSKSSGADERLETLKQELARYQDLYGIRAGIFRRDGNAIARSSQGWTVPEEGEGRKAFREALAGRRSHDPGQVWPWQADGILLVASPVVLDGDVVAVVATESPTGQMRSATLRGWLLIVAGLSAAMLVAFGAALRLTSWVLKPVQTLDAAAHGIATGRMNSRVAAGGGPPELRRLARSFNEMADNVEEVLEQQRAFVADASHQLRNPLAALLLRIELLALELPEGNEEIASVRTEGKRLTQVLDDLLDLALAEHAAAEISLTDIAGLAAERVTAWRPFAEEKGVRLTGTGRSAATGWADPIALSSALDAVIDNALKFTPEGEDVEVALSVEGDRVLIVVADRGPGLTEEELLRIGDRFWRSGRHQNVKGSGLGLSIARILLGAGGGSLSYGKNPPHGLRVTLAVPRTDPTAQPE from the coding sequence GTGCGCGCCCGTCTGCTCCCGCTGCTCGTCGTCCTCATGGCGGGCGTCTTGCTCGCCCTCGGCTTCCCGCTCGCGGTGGCCCTGGCCGCGGGGCAGCAGCAGCGGGTGGTCGTCGACCGGATCGACGACAGCGCCCGCTTCGCCGCGCTCGCCCAGTTCGTCATCGACGCCGAGGGCTCGAAGTCCAGCGGGGCCGACGAGCGCCTCGAAACCCTCAAGCAGGAACTGGCCCGCTACCAGGACCTGTACGGGATCCGCGCCGGCATCTTCCGCCGGGACGGCAACGCCATCGCCCGCTCCTCCCAGGGGTGGACGGTGCCGGAGGAGGGGGAGGGCCGCAAGGCCTTCAGGGAGGCGCTCGCCGGACGCCGCAGCCACGACCCCGGCCAGGTGTGGCCCTGGCAGGCCGACGGCATACTCCTCGTCGCCTCCCCGGTCGTCCTCGACGGGGACGTGGTCGCCGTCGTCGCCACCGAGTCGCCCACCGGCCAGATGCGTTCCGCGACCCTGCGGGGCTGGCTGCTCATCGTCGCCGGACTCAGCGCGGCCATGCTCGTGGCCTTCGGCGCCGCCCTGCGGCTGACCAGCTGGGTGCTCAAGCCCGTGCAGACCCTGGACGCCGCCGCCCACGGCATCGCCACCGGGCGGATGAACTCCCGCGTCGCCGCGGGCGGCGGCCCCCCGGAGCTCAGGCGCCTGGCCCGCTCGTTCAACGAGATGGCCGACAACGTCGAAGAGGTACTGGAACAGCAGCGGGCCTTCGTCGCCGACGCCTCCCACCAGCTGCGCAACCCGCTCGCCGCGCTGCTCCTGCGGATCGAGCTGCTCGCCCTCGAACTGCCCGAGGGCAACGAGGAGATCGCCTCGGTGCGGACCGAGGGGAAGCGCCTGACCCAGGTCCTGGACGACCTGCTCGACCTGGCCCTGGCCGAGCACGCCGCCGCCGAGATCAGCCTGACGGACATCGCGGGGCTGGCCGCCGAGCGGGTGACCGCCTGGCGCCCGTTCGCCGAGGAGAAGGGCGTGCGGCTCACCGGGACGGGGCGGAGCGCCGCCACCGGCTGGGCCGACCCGATCGCGCTCTCCAGCGCGCTCGACGCCGTCATCGACAACGCCCTCAAGTTCACTCCCGAGGGCGAGGACGTCGAAGTGGCGCTCTCCGTGGAGGGCGACCGGGTGCTGATCGTGGTCGCCGACCGCGGTCCCGGGCTCACCGAGGAGGAGCTGCTGCGGATCGGGGACCGGTTCTGGCGCAGCGGACGCCACCAGAACGTCAAGGGCTCCGGGCTCGGCCTCTCCATCGCCCGCATCCTGCTCGGTGCGGGCGGCGGGTCCCTCTCCTACGGGAAGAACCCGCCGCACGGGCTGCGCGTGACCCTGGCCGTCCCGCGCACCGATCCCACCGCCCAGCCCGAATGA
- a CDS encoding endo-beta-N-acetylglucosaminidase — MPLAERFTPVPPNTTARAGQARIASLVSFGNTAGNPAQGSPTADYYALTHWAYIDELVFWGGSAGEGIVLAPNAPVTDAAHRNGVRVMGNVFLPPVPYGGDLRWTRDLVQQDSLGRFPVAEKLVEVARAYGFDGWFVNAETEGGDSELAARMRRFLRALRAAGDPHGLTITWYDAMNSTGAVGWQGALNELNQEFYEDRRGKVADTMFVDFRWTVAKLAASGDLADRLGRSRHELWAAVDTESHGWNSEVDWDAIVPRGSRHIVSYGFYRPEWTRNHLSDRSPGAFHRAEDRFWTGESLDPAQPSPEDIWRAPATVVADRSTVTALPFSCSFNTGHGERWYEHGEPVSDTGWNHLGLQDRLPGRRWAVHTAGTRPEVTLDFATAWRGGSSLLVSGGLTAPATVGLHATRLPLTGTAVAELVHRTESGPVELGVATGEPSGPGQEVPYTWLKAQALGTGQGWRTTRVRLSELAGSTAHALAVRITRRGKEPVRWRLGAVTVREAAARPRPATPGTPAVSGPAVRQGRRTTVMEAGSRPRPPLRGVPRPARRRPPLPRRHLRHRPVPPGRRPREGGRLRDPGRRRAVRRLRPRPHHSDLDRIPLMHDDRAVLEGHLKRAVHSGWAVGSVRGTARVTRSPCGGFFP; from the coding sequence GTGCCGCTGGCGGAGCGCTTCACCCCGGTGCCGCCGAACACCACGGCCCGCGCCGGCCAGGCCCGTATCGCCTCGCTCGTCTCCTTCGGGAACACGGCCGGCAACCCGGCCCAGGGGTCCCCCACCGCCGACTACTACGCCCTCACCCACTGGGCGTACATCGACGAGCTCGTCTTCTGGGGCGGCTCCGCCGGAGAGGGCATCGTGCTCGCCCCGAACGCGCCCGTCACCGACGCCGCGCACCGCAACGGCGTCCGCGTGATGGGCAACGTGTTCCTGCCGCCCGTGCCCTACGGCGGCGACCTCCGGTGGACCCGCGACCTGGTCCAGCAGGACTCCCTCGGCCGGTTCCCGGTCGCCGAGAAGCTGGTGGAGGTGGCGCGGGCCTACGGGTTCGACGGCTGGTTCGTGAACGCCGAGACCGAGGGCGGCGACAGCGAACTCGCCGCCCGCATGCGGCGGTTCCTGCGCGCCCTGCGCGCCGCCGGCGACCCGCACGGCCTGACCATCACCTGGTACGACGCGATGAACTCCACGGGCGCAGTCGGCTGGCAGGGCGCGCTGAACGAGCTCAACCAGGAGTTCTACGAGGACCGCCGCGGCAAGGTGGCCGACACGATGTTCGTGGACTTCCGCTGGACCGTGGCGAAGCTCGCCGCCTCCGGCGACCTCGCCGACCGGCTCGGCCGCAGCCGCCACGAGCTGTGGGCGGCCGTGGACACGGAGTCCCACGGCTGGAACTCCGAGGTGGACTGGGACGCGATCGTCCCGCGCGGGAGCCGCCACATCGTCTCCTACGGCTTCTACCGGCCCGAGTGGACCCGCAACCACCTCTCGGACCGCTCCCCCGGCGCCTTCCACCGCGCCGAGGACCGGTTCTGGACGGGCGAGTCCCTGGACCCGGCCCAGCCCTCCCCCGAGGACATCTGGCGCGCCCCCGCCACCGTCGTCGCCGACCGGTCCACCGTGACCGCGCTGCCCTTCTCCTGCTCCTTCAACACCGGTCATGGGGAACGCTGGTACGAGCACGGCGAGCCCGTCTCCGACACCGGATGGAACCACCTCGGCCTCCAGGACCGGCTCCCGGGCCGCCGCTGGGCCGTGCACACCGCCGGGACCCGCCCCGAGGTCACCCTCGACTTCGCCACGGCGTGGCGCGGGGGCTCCAGCCTCCTCGTCTCGGGCGGGCTCACCGCCCCGGCGACCGTGGGACTGCACGCCACCCGGCTGCCGCTGACCGGCACAGCCGTCGCCGAGCTGGTGCACCGCACCGAGTCGGGCCCGGTCGAGCTCGGCGTGGCCACCGGCGAGCCGTCCGGCCCGGGGCAGGAGGTCCCGTACACCTGGCTGAAGGCGCAGGCGCTCGGGACAGGTCAGGGCTGGCGCACGACCAGGGTCCGGCTGTCGGAGCTGGCGGGCTCCACCGCCCACGCCCTGGCCGTACGGATCACCCGACGCGGGAAGGAGCCGGTGCGCTGGCGACTCGGCGCGGTGACGGTACGCGAGGCCGCCGCCCGGCCCCGCCCGGCGACTCCGGGCACACCGGCCGTGTCCGGCCCAGCAGTCCGGCAGGGCCGCCGTACGACTGTCATGGAAGCGGGCAGCCGGCCCCGTCCGCCACTACGAGGTGTTCCGCGTCCTGCCCGACGGCGCCCGCCGCTTCCTCGGCGGCACCTGCGGCACCGCCCTGTTCCTCCCGGCCGTCGACCGCGAGAGGGCGGCCGTCTTCGAGATCCGGGCCGTCGACGAGCTGTACGCCGTCTCCGACCCCGCCCGCACCACTCTGACCTGGACCGGATCCCACTGATGCATGACGACCGCGCAGTCCTGGAGGGACACCTGAAGCGGGCGGTTCATTCGGGCTGGGCGGTGGGATCGGTGCGCGGGACGGCCAGGGTCACGCGCAGCCCGTGCGGCGGGTTCTTCCCGTAG
- a CDS encoding glycoside hydrolase 5 family protein: MHDGNAASAPARPLRFGANYTPTRGWFHHWLDFDLDEVKADLDSIAGLGLDHVRVFPLWPVFQPNRTLIRPRAVEQLVALADAAADRGLDVNVDGLQGHLSSFDFLPAWTGTWHRRNIFSDPQVVAGQEEYLRTLAAALADRPNFLGMTVGNEINQFSDDPHPSPDRITQEQAGHWLERMLAACEAGAPGRMHLHAEYDAAWYQDGHPFTVAQAARLGAATAVHSWVFNGTAQRHGRTGTATEHHAAYLIELSKAWARDPHRLVWLQEVGAPAPLIRPEHAASFTEATVAGALDCTGLWGVTWWCSHDVSRELADFPELEYGLGLLTNDRRTKPAGEVIARITEEWRGREHRPAVRSTALAVDVGGAESAPNRSVCAPGGAFFEAWAALTAQGVRPAVVLAELAGDPEHLAARGITEVLHVSDVPTGT, from the coding sequence ATGCACGACGGCAACGCCGCCTCCGCACCCGCCCGGCCCTTGCGTTTCGGCGCCAACTACACGCCGACGCGCGGCTGGTTCCACCACTGGCTCGACTTCGACCTCGACGAGGTCAAGGCCGACCTCGACTCGATCGCGGGCCTCGGCCTGGACCACGTACGGGTCTTCCCGCTGTGGCCGGTGTTCCAGCCGAACCGGACGCTGATCCGGCCGCGCGCCGTCGAGCAGCTCGTCGCACTGGCCGACGCGGCCGCCGACCGCGGACTCGACGTCAACGTGGACGGGCTCCAGGGGCACCTGTCGAGCTTCGACTTCCTGCCCGCGTGGACCGGCACCTGGCACCGGCGCAACATCTTCAGCGATCCGCAGGTCGTCGCCGGGCAGGAGGAGTACCTGCGCACCCTGGCCGCCGCCCTCGCCGACCGGCCGAACTTCCTGGGCATGACGGTCGGCAACGAGATCAACCAGTTCTCCGACGATCCGCACCCCTCTCCCGACCGCATCACCCAGGAGCAGGCCGGGCACTGGCTGGAGCGGATGCTCGCCGCCTGCGAGGCGGGCGCGCCGGGCCGCATGCACCTGCACGCCGAGTACGACGCCGCCTGGTATCAGGACGGCCACCCCTTCACCGTGGCCCAGGCGGCCCGGCTGGGCGCCGCGACCGCCGTGCACTCGTGGGTGTTCAACGGCACCGCGCAGCGCCACGGCCGGACCGGGACGGCGACCGAGCACCACGCCGCGTACCTGATCGAGCTGTCCAAGGCCTGGGCCCGCGATCCGCACCGGCTGGTCTGGCTCCAGGAGGTGGGCGCGCCCGCGCCGCTGATCCGGCCCGAGCACGCCGCCTCCTTCACCGAGGCGACCGTGGCGGGCGCCTTGGACTGCACCGGCCTGTGGGGCGTGACCTGGTGGTGCTCGCACGACGTGTCCCGGGAGCTCGCGGACTTCCCCGAGCTGGAGTACGGGCTCGGCCTGCTCACCAACGACCGCCGGACCAAGCCCGCCGGAGAGGTGATCGCCCGGATCACCGAGGAGTGGCGGGGCCGCGAGCACCGCCCGGCGGTGCGCTCGACCGCGCTCGCCGTGGACGTCGGCGGCGCCGAGTCCGCGCCGAACCGCTCGGTGTGCGCCCCCGGCGGGGCGTTCTTCGAGGCCTGGGCGGCGCTCACCGCCCAAGGGGTCCGACCGGCGGTGGTCCTGGCGGAGCTGGCCGGGGACCCGGAGCACCTGGCCGCCCGCGGCATCACCGAGGTACTGCACGTGTCCGACGTCCCCACCGGGACCTGA
- a CDS encoding NEW3 domain-containing protein yields the protein MDSGIAVTAVTTPALFAGPPETPSQIVRVRIRRARPAGPLHVAVHGDGITTPHPRIVRADTAEAYAGTDARADLAGSGPRPVPESTVEVAVRTPGADPGTVLPATVRVTTPDGRPLAELPFDLVVAEPGWTVRLVPHFHYDPMWWNTQAAYTALWDAPLKSGEAERGWEYTGVPAFTLIPLHLQQAREDPAYRFVLSEVDYLKPYWDLHSAERAELRALIAEGRVEIVGGTYNEPSTNLTSAETTIRSAVHGLALHRGTLGADPRTAWQLDVFGHDPSFPALMAGAGLDSAVLARGPHHQWGPMMDTWGDALRAPAAMQLPAEYEWIAPGGEGLLLHYLPAHYSAGWFSHRAPDAESAAEQLLDLYELLRTAAATKNVLIPMGTDFSWPHRWGLDVQHAWNRRYCWPRMEHTGPRAHFDAVRAELAARGEQPLPVTREMGPVYTGKDVTYSDVKQAHRAAENLLEQAETFAALACAEGLTDYPARTLAKAWRHLLHAAHHDAVTGTFSDQVYLDLLPTWREAYELADGVREEALGALTAAADTRGPGPLAVTVHNPVSWTRTDLVRTRVELAALGLADDRDVRLITVLDEAGRAAPVHVEAVAGGSVELAFLAEDVPSLGHRTWWLAASELPVSGGWEPAPGHTAQNEFLRAEADPARGGGLARLLDLRTGQEVLTPGEVDELVVQEEYDKHPSFEEGPWHLLPKGPGTGSGAGPAESCRAERGPLGSRIVATGRTGPVRWTRTTTLWDGLDRAELTTTVHAFEGSDQLLRLRIPADVPGALPVAETAASAVGRGFAFPEADTGADHTRAPWTLDSPCLNWFALSAPMTGPGGRALGAAEIVLPDVEPHGRYSAPGLRELVTALGAYGVTATPTRAGGPRWGDLAVDSSLPDFRIALGGPEENPFTAALLESAGPARENLLRDLREHGQVWVAARAGLRSLWSPGCDLTGPRDLPVLVHAGLPEQLARAVAASGRIDAPAPAGAAPAPVDAAGANEEAYPHDEAYPHGTGYPHEEPYADRTVGLLVRGTPSFAVDTAGRLHSTLMRSCTGRPSGEWMDPPRRTAPDGSSFQLQHWTHVFEHALVAGSGDWRAVDLSRRGREFNKPLTAVTAAPAEGPRPPARSLLGVEPADRVLIETVKRAEGAGAKGDLAVRLRETHGRPVMAETLWPTDPAAEADLLDRPTGFFEGQVRGAATTTLLLLTESGMPLREGEREPHQPVFSRYWLHNTGTAPLGDAPYTVTCDGIPAGAAVTLAAHGQADGGPVGLEVRAPEGWTSSWTRQRAELPAGGHLSFPLTVEPAAGARPGEHLVRVLATTPAGTFEDVLTVTVSGGPAASPAGLWVAAPEHAVTVAPGGRTLVRARIGSTGIRSTLTGQAYAVSPFGTWELTAPSVRPVEVPPDGGTEAVFELRPPLAAPAGEYWIVVKAVCQGRIAYGPAIAVHVSEG from the coding sequence ATGGACAGCGGAATTGCCGTCACGGCGGTCACCACCCCGGCCCTCTTCGCCGGCCCGCCGGAAACGCCCTCGCAGATCGTCCGGGTCCGCATCCGCAGGGCGCGCCCGGCCGGCCCCCTGCACGTGGCGGTGCACGGCGACGGCATCACCACCCCGCACCCGCGCATCGTGCGGGCCGACACGGCCGAGGCCTACGCCGGGACGGATGCCCGGGCGGATCTGGCGGGCTCCGGCCCGCGGCCCGTCCCGGAGTCCACCGTCGAGGTCGCCGTCCGCACCCCCGGCGCCGACCCCGGGACCGTCCTGCCCGCCACCGTCCGCGTCACCACCCCCGACGGGCGGCCGCTCGCGGAGCTGCCCTTCGACCTGGTCGTCGCCGAGCCCGGCTGGACCGTCCGGCTGGTCCCGCACTTCCACTACGACCCCATGTGGTGGAACACCCAGGCCGCCTACACCGCCCTGTGGGACGCCCCGTTGAAATCCGGCGAGGCCGAGCGCGGCTGGGAGTACACCGGCGTCCCGGCCTTCACCCTGATCCCGCTCCACCTCCAGCAGGCGCGCGAGGACCCGGCGTACCGCTTCGTGCTCTCCGAGGTCGACTACCTCAAGCCCTACTGGGACCTCCACTCCGCCGAACGCGCCGAGCTGCGCGCACTGATCGCCGAAGGCCGCGTGGAGATCGTCGGCGGCACCTACAACGAGCCCTCCACCAACCTCACCTCCGCCGAGACCACCATCCGCTCCGCCGTCCACGGCCTCGCCCTGCACCGCGGCACCCTCGGCGCCGACCCGCGCACCGCCTGGCAGCTCGACGTCTTCGGCCACGACCCCTCCTTCCCCGCCCTGATGGCCGGCGCGGGCCTCGACTCGGCCGTCCTCGCCCGCGGCCCCCACCACCAGTGGGGCCCGATGATGGACACCTGGGGCGACGCACTGCGCGCGCCCGCCGCCATGCAGCTGCCCGCCGAGTACGAGTGGATCGCCCCCGGCGGTGAGGGCCTGCTCCTGCACTACCTGCCCGCGCACTACTCCGCTGGCTGGTTCTCCCACCGGGCACCGGACGCGGAGTCCGCCGCGGAACAGCTGCTGGACCTGTACGAGCTGCTGCGCACCGCCGCCGCGACGAAGAACGTCCTGATTCCGATGGGCACCGACTTCTCCTGGCCGCACCGCTGGGGCCTGGACGTGCAGCACGCCTGGAACCGCCGCTACTGCTGGCCCCGCATGGAACACACCGGCCCGCGCGCCCACTTCGACGCCGTCCGCGCCGAACTCGCGGCACGCGGCGAGCAGCCGCTGCCGGTCACCCGGGAGATGGGCCCGGTCTACACCGGCAAGGACGTCACCTACAGCGATGTGAAACAGGCGCACCGGGCCGCCGAGAACCTCCTCGAACAGGCCGAGACCTTCGCCGCCCTCGCCTGCGCCGAAGGCCTGACCGACTACCCCGCCCGGACCCTGGCCAAGGCCTGGCGCCACCTGCTGCACGCCGCCCACCACGACGCCGTCACCGGGACCTTCTCCGACCAGGTGTACCTCGACCTGCTCCCGACCTGGCGCGAGGCGTACGAACTGGCCGACGGCGTACGGGAGGAGGCGCTCGGCGCACTCACCGCCGCGGCCGACACCCGTGGCCCCGGACCGCTCGCGGTCACCGTGCACAACCCGGTCTCGTGGACCCGTACCGACCTGGTCCGCACCCGCGTCGAGCTGGCGGCCCTCGGCCTCGCCGACGACCGTGACGTCCGCCTGATCACCGTCCTGGACGAGGCGGGCCGTGCGGCGCCCGTGCACGTCGAGGCCGTGGCCGGGGGAAGCGTCGAGCTGGCCTTCCTCGCCGAAGACGTGCCCTCGCTGGGCCACCGCACCTGGTGGCTCGCGGCGTCGGAGCTGCCCGTCTCGGGCGGGTGGGAGCCCGCGCCCGGGCACACCGCGCAGAACGAGTTCCTGCGCGCCGAAGCCGATCCCGCGCGCGGCGGGGGCCTGGCCCGGCTCCTGGACCTGCGCACCGGGCAGGAGGTCCTCACCCCGGGCGAGGTGGACGAGCTCGTGGTGCAGGAGGAGTACGACAAGCACCCCTCCTTCGAGGAGGGCCCCTGGCACCTGCTGCCCAAGGGGCCGGGCACCGGTTCGGGCGCCGGGCCCGCAGAGTCCTGCCGTGCGGAGCGCGGGCCGCTCGGTTCGCGCATCGTGGCCACCGGGCGCACCGGGCCCGTCCGCTGGACCCGGACCACCACCCTGTGGGACGGCCTGGACCGGGCGGAACTCACCACGACGGTGCACGCGTTCGAAGGCTCCGACCAGCTGCTGCGGCTGCGGATCCCGGCGGACGTGCCCGGGGCGCTGCCCGTCGCCGAGACGGCCGCCTCCGCGGTGGGGCGCGGGTTCGCCTTCCCCGAGGCGGACACCGGGGCCGACCACACCCGGGCCCCCTGGACCCTGGACAGCCCCTGCCTGAACTGGTTCGCGCTGTCGGCGCCGATGACCGGGCCGGGCGGCCGGGCCCTGGGCGCGGCGGAGATCGTCCTCCCGGACGTGGAGCCGCATGGCCGGTACAGCGCGCCGGGACTGCGGGAGCTGGTCACCGCCCTCGGCGCGTACGGGGTCACCGCGACCCCGACCCGGGCGGGCGGGCCGCGCTGGGGCGACCTGGCGGTGGACAGCAGCCTGCCCGACTTCCGCATCGCACTCGGCGGCCCCGAGGAGAACCCCTTCACGGCGGCGCTGCTGGAGTCGGCCGGTCCCGCCCGCGAGAACCTCCTGCGGGACCTACGGGAACACGGGCAGGTCTGGGTAGCGGCCCGAGCGGGGCTCCGCTCGCTCTGGAGCCCCGGCTGCGATCTGACGGGCCCGCGGGACCTGCCGGTCCTGGTCCACGCCGGACTCCCGGAGCAACTCGCCCGGGCCGTCGCCGCGTCGGGCCGGATCGACGCCCCGGCTCCGGCGGGCGCAGCCCCGGCTCCGGTGGACGCAGCGGGCGCGAACGAGGAGGCGTACCCACATGACGAGGCGTACCCGCACGGGACCGGGTACCCGCACGAGGAGCCGTACGCCGACCGCACCGTCGGGCTCCTGGTGCGCGGCACGCCCAGCTTCGCCGTCGACACGGCCGGGCGGCTGCACAGCACCCTGATGCGTTCCTGCACCGGCCGCCCGAGCGGGGAGTGGATGGACCCTCCGCGCCGTACCGCCCCCGACGGCAGCTCCTTCCAGCTCCAGCACTGGACCCACGTCTTCGAGCACGCGCTGGTCGCGGGCTCCGGCGACTGGCGGGCGGTGGACCTCTCGCGCCGCGGACGGGAGTTCAACAAGCCGCTCACCGCCGTCACGGCCGCCCCGGCCGAGGGGCCCCGGCCGCCCGCGCGCTCGCTGCTCGGCGTGGAGCCGGCCGACCGGGTGCTGATCGAGACGGTGAAGCGGGCCGAGGGCGCCGGCGCGAAGGGCGACCTCGCCGTCCGGCTGCGCGAGACCCACGGCCGCCCGGTGATGGCGGAGACCCTGTGGCCGACGGACCCGGCCGCCGAGGCCGATCTGCTGGACCGCCCCACCGGGTTCTTCGAGGGGCAGGTGCGGGGCGCCGCGACGACCACGCTCCTGCTGCTCACGGAATCCGGAATGCCGCTGCGGGAGGGCGAACGGGAGCCGCACCAGCCGGTGTTCAGCCGGTACTGGCTGCACAACACCGGGACGGCCCCGCTCGGCGACGCCCCGTACACGGTGACGTGTGACGGCATCCCCGCCGGGGCCGCGGTCACCCTCGCCGCCCACGGGCAGGCGGACGGCGGCCCCGTCGGGCTGGAGGTCCGGGCCCCGGAGGGCTGGACCAGCTCCTGGACCCGGCAGCGCGCCGAGCTCCCGGCCGGCGGTCACCTCTCCTTCCCGCTCACCGTGGAGCCCGCCGCCGGGGCGCGCCCCGGCGAACACCTGGTCCGCGTCCTCGCCACCACCCCGGCGGGCACCTTCGAGGACGTCCTGACCGTCACCGTCTCCGGCGGCCCGGCCGCCTCCCCGGCCGGGCTGTGGGTGGCCGCGCCGGAGCACGCGGTCACCGTCGCCCCCGGCGGGCGGACCCTCGTCCGGGCGCGGATCGGCTCCACCGGCATCCGCAGCACCCTGACGGGGCAGGCCTACGCCGTCTCCCCGTTCGGCACCTGGGAGCTGACGGCCCCCTCCGTCCGGCCCGTCGAGGTCCCGCCGGACGGCGGGACCGAGGCCGTCTTCGAGCTGCGGCCGCCGCTCGCCGCCCCCGCCGGGGAGTACTGGATCGTGGTCAAGGCGGTCTGCCAGGGCAGGATCGCGTACGGTCCGGCCATTGCCGTCCACGTCAGCGAGGGATGA
- a CDS encoding LacI family DNA-binding transcriptional regulator: MARRPTIKDIARQAGVSESAVSFALNDRPGVSQDTRARVRRVAEELGWQPNSAARALSGEQSGAVGMVLARPAHTLGVESFFLQLVSGIQEVLAAGRIALLFQVVEDLDAECAVYRRWWAERRVDGVVVVDPRTDDPRPALLEQLALPAVTVGETGPAAESPGCPDSADSADSADSADSPGSSGSGAPGAPAAPAALSAVRADDAGAMAQVLDHLYGLGHRRIAHVAGLPGLAHTERRIVSLRAEALRLGLGPGQVRSVTTDYSDAEGAEATRRILAEPEPPTAIVYDNDVMAVAGVAVASELGIPVPGGLSVVAWDDSALCRVTRPRLTALVRDTAGFGRLAAEELLALLAGGRPRSRESELPRLEPRESTAPPPAAY; encoded by the coding sequence ATGGCCCGCAGACCCACCATCAAGGACATCGCCCGCCAGGCCGGGGTGTCGGAGAGCGCCGTCTCCTTCGCCCTCAACGACCGGCCCGGGGTCTCCCAGGACACCCGCGCCCGGGTCCGGAGGGTCGCCGAGGAGCTCGGCTGGCAGCCCAACAGCGCCGCCCGGGCCCTCTCCGGGGAACAGTCCGGGGCCGTCGGCATGGTCCTCGCCCGGCCCGCGCACACCCTCGGCGTCGAGTCCTTCTTCCTCCAACTGGTCTCCGGCATCCAGGAGGTACTGGCCGCCGGCCGGATCGCCCTGCTCTTCCAGGTGGTCGAGGACCTCGACGCCGAATGCGCCGTCTACCGCCGCTGGTGGGCCGAGCGGCGGGTCGACGGGGTCGTCGTCGTGGACCCGAGGACCGACGACCCGCGCCCGGCCCTGCTCGAACAGCTCGCCCTGCCGGCCGTCACGGTGGGGGAGACGGGACCGGCCGCCGAATCCCCTGGCTGCCCCGACTCCGCCGACTCCGCCGACTCCGCCGACTCCGCCGACTCCCCCGGCTCCTCCGGTTCCGGGGCTCCCGGGGCCCCGGCCGCCCCCGCCGCGCTGTCCGCCGTCCGGGCCGACGACGCCGGCGCCATGGCGCAGGTGCTCGACCACCTGTACGGGCTCGGCCATCGCCGGATCGCGCACGTCGCGGGACTGCCCGGACTCGCCCACACCGAGCGCCGGATCGTCTCCCTGCGCGCGGAGGCCCTGCGGCTGGGCCTCGGACCGGGGCAGGTGCGCTCGGTCACCACCGACTACTCCGACGCCGAGGGCGCGGAGGCCACCCGGCGGATCCTCGCCGAGCCGGAGCCGCCGACCGCGATCGTCTACGACAACGACGTCATGGCGGTGGCCGGCGTGGCCGTCGCCTCCGAGCTGGGCATCCCGGTCCCCGGCGGGCTCTCCGTCGTCGCCTGGGACGACTCGGCGCTCTGCCGGGTCACCCGCCCGCGGCTCACCGCCCTGGTCCGCGACACCGCCGGCTTCGGCCGGCTCGCCGCCGAGGAACTCCTGGCCCTCCTCGCCGGGGGCCGGCCGAGGTCCCGCGAGAGCGAGCTGCCCAGGTTGGAGCCCCGCGAGAGTACGGCTCCACCGCCGGCCGCATACTGA